A stretch of Peteryoungia algae DNA encodes these proteins:
- a CDS encoding branched-chain amino acid ABC transporter substrate-binding protein, with protein MKKSLLSAVALTAMVAFGGNAYADILVGVAGPLTGPNAAFGAQLQKGAEQAAADINAAGGINGEMIKVVLGDDVSDAKQGVSVANKFVADGVKFVIGHFNSGVSIPASEVYAENGILQITPASTNPNYTERGLWNTFRVCGRDDQQGAVAGKYISDNFKDAKVAVVHDKTPYGQGLADETKKAMNELGVTEVIYEGITAGEKDYSALIAKMKEAGVSVVYFGGLHTEAGLIMRQMASQGLDATLMSGDGITSNELASIAGDAVEGTLMTFPPDPRKNPNAADAVKKFRDAGFEPEAYTLYSYAALQVIADAAKAAASADTEAVATALKEKGPYTTVIGELSFDAKGDITRPDYVMYTWKKGEDGKYSYFQD; from the coding sequence ATGAAGAAGTCTCTTCTTTCGGCAGTTGCGCTGACGGCCATGGTTGCCTTCGGCGGCAACGCTTACGCCGATATCCTGGTTGGCGTCGCCGGCCCGCTGACCGGCCCGAACGCGGCTTTCGGTGCACAGCTCCAGAAGGGTGCCGAGCAGGCTGCTGCCGACATCAACGCTGCCGGTGGCATCAACGGCGAAATGATCAAGGTCGTCCTCGGCGACGACGTGTCGGACGCCAAGCAGGGTGTTTCCGTCGCCAACAAGTTCGTTGCTGACGGCGTGAAATTCGTCATCGGTCACTTCAACTCGGGCGTCTCGATCCCGGCTTCTGAAGTCTATGCCGAAAACGGCATCCTCCAGATCACGCCTGCTTCGACCAACCCGAACTACACCGAGCGCGGCCTGTGGAACACCTTCCGCGTTTGCGGTCGTGACGACCAGCAGGGCGCCGTTGCCGGCAAGTACATTTCCGACAACTTCAAGGACGCCAAGGTTGCCGTCGTTCATGACAAGACGCCTTACGGCCAGGGTCTTGCCGACGAAACCAAGAAGGCCATGAACGAACTCGGCGTGACCGAAGTCATCTACGAAGGCATCACTGCCGGCGAAAAGGACTACTCGGCTCTGATCGCCAAGATGAAGGAAGCCGGCGTATCCGTCGTCTACTTCGGCGGTCTGCACACTGAAGCCGGTCTCATCATGCGCCAGATGGCCAGCCAGGGCCTGGACGCGACCCTGATGTCCGGCGACGGCATCACCTCGAACGAACTTGCTTCGATCGCCGGTGACGCAGTCGAAGGCACTCTGATGACCTTCCCGCCGGATCCGCGCAAGAACCCGAACGCTGCTGACGCCGTGAAGAAGTTCCGCGATGCCGGCTTCGAGCCGGAAGCCTACACGCTGTACTCCTACGCTGCTCTCCAGGTCATCGCTGACGCCGCCAAGGCTGCTGCCTCGGCCGACACGGAAGCCGTTGCCACGGCGCTGAAGGAAAAGGGTCCGTACACGACCGTTATCGGCGAACTGTCCTTCGACGCCAAGGGCGACATCACCCGTCCGGACTACGTCATGTACACCTGGAAGAAGGGCGAGGACGGCAAGTACTCGTACTTCCAGGACTAA
- a CDS encoding GcvT family protein, translated as MKSHARVVVIGGGVVGCSVLYHLTKFGWTDVVLLERSELTSGSTWHAAGGMHTINGDPNVAKLQKYTVELYKEIEEYSGQDIGLHMTSGLMLAATKERFDWMKSLLAKGKYAGGEATLISAQEAYEMMPLLDPKQFVGAVFDPHEGHLDPYGTTHAYAKSAKKNGADIYLHTKVEDLVQLEDGTWRVITDKGEIRCEHVVNAAGLWAREVGRMVGLELPVLAMEHMYLITEDMPEVVEFNKTTGKELMHCVDFDGEIYIRQERNGMLMGTYEKDCRPWSPIETPWTFGHELLAEDLERITTELEIGFRHFPAFNNAGIKKIINGPFTFSPDGNPLVGPVRGMTNYWSACAVMAGFSQGGGVGLALANWIIEGDPGFDVFAMDVCRYGDYATLAYTNAKVRENYSRRFSIRYPNEELPGARPLLTTPIYDKLKSAGAVFGASYGLETALWFAPEGVEDAFSWRRSTDFEAVGREAKAVRESVGLMETSGFAKYMVSGEGARSWLDHMLACTLPEVGRMALAPMLNEAGKLIGDFTVANLDDEDFLVIGSGIAEDYHMRWFETHLPDDGSVDIEALNLNLVGLSIAGPKSRDVISKLTHLDMSDAALPFMAIREMDLGMAPVILGRVSYTGDLGYEIWMRPEYQRYVFDTLMEAGAEFGISLFGLRALNALRLEKSFGSWSREYRPLYGPLEAGLSRFVGLKKEASFVGKQAALEEKLSGGTLRLRTFIIEAKDADVIGDEPISYNGEVRGWVTSGGFAHPSGVSVALGYVPKEIADEMEGWGVEILGEILSARLQPLSLFDANGSRMRS; from the coding sequence ATGAAGAGCCATGCGCGTGTCGTCGTTATCGGCGGGGGTGTCGTCGGATGTTCGGTCCTGTACCACCTGACCAAGTTCGGCTGGACCGACGTGGTGTTGCTCGAGCGTTCGGAGCTCACCTCCGGCTCGACCTGGCATGCGGCCGGCGGCATGCACACGATCAACGGCGATCCGAACGTCGCCAAGCTGCAGAAATATACGGTCGAGCTCTACAAGGAGATCGAGGAATATTCCGGCCAGGACATCGGCTTGCACATGACATCCGGCCTGATGCTGGCCGCCACCAAGGAGCGCTTCGACTGGATGAAGTCGCTCCTGGCCAAGGGCAAGTATGCCGGCGGTGAAGCGACGCTCATTTCGGCGCAGGAAGCCTATGAAATGATGCCGCTCCTGGATCCGAAGCAGTTCGTCGGCGCCGTCTTCGATCCGCATGAAGGTCATCTCGACCCTTACGGCACGACGCATGCCTATGCGAAGTCGGCCAAGAAGAATGGTGCGGACATCTACCTGCACACCAAGGTCGAGGATCTGGTGCAGCTGGAAGACGGCACATGGCGGGTGATCACCGACAAGGGGGAGATCCGGTGCGAGCATGTCGTCAATGCTGCCGGCCTCTGGGCGCGCGAAGTGGGTCGCATGGTCGGGCTGGAACTGCCCGTGCTCGCCATGGAGCATATGTATCTGATCACCGAGGACATGCCCGAGGTCGTCGAGTTCAACAAGACGACGGGCAAGGAACTGATGCACTGCGTCGACTTCGACGGCGAGATCTATATCCGCCAGGAGCGCAACGGCATGCTGATGGGCACCTATGAAAAGGACTGCCGCCCCTGGTCGCCGATCGAGACGCCGTGGACCTTTGGCCATGAATTGCTGGCCGAAGACCTGGAACGCATCACCACCGAACTCGAAATCGGTTTCCGGCATTTCCCGGCCTTCAACAATGCCGGCATCAAGAAGATCATCAACGGCCCCTTCACCTTCTCGCCAGATGGCAACCCGCTCGTGGGTCCGGTGCGCGGCATGACCAATTACTGGTCGGCCTGCGCAGTGATGGCCGGCTTCAGCCAGGGCGGCGGCGTGGGTCTGGCGCTCGCCAACTGGATCATCGAAGGCGATCCGGGCTTCGATGTCTTTGCCATGGACGTCTGCCGCTACGGCGATTACGCGACGCTGGCCTATACCAATGCCAAGGTGCGCGAAAACTATTCCCGCCGCTTCTCGATCCGCTATCCGAACGAGGAGCTGCCGGGTGCGCGTCCGCTGCTCACCACGCCGATCTATGACAAGCTCAAGAGCGCGGGCGCCGTATTCGGGGCGTCTTACGGCCTGGAGACGGCGCTCTGGTTTGCGCCTGAAGGTGTCGAGGATGCCTTTTCGTGGCGCCGTTCGACCGACTTCGAAGCTGTCGGTCGCGAGGCCAAGGCCGTTCGCGAGAGCGTCGGCCTGATGGAAACCTCCGGCTTCGCCAAGTACATGGTGAGCGGGGAGGGGGCTCGCAGCTGGCTCGACCATATGCTCGCCTGCACATTGCCGGAGGTCGGGCGCATGGCGCTTGCACCAATGCTCAACGAGGCCGGCAAGCTGATCGGCGACTTTACGGTCGCCAATCTCGATGACGAAGATTTCCTCGTGATCGGCTCGGGCATCGCCGAGGATTACCACATGCGCTGGTTCGAAACCCACCTGCCCGATGACGGCTCGGTGGATATCGAGGCGCTGAACCTCAACCTCGTGGGCCTGTCGATCGCCGGGCCAAAGTCACGCGATGTGATCTCCAAGCTCACCCATCTCGACATGTCCGACGCGGCTCTGCCCTTTATGGCGATCCGTGAGATGGATCTCGGCATGGCACCGGTCATTCTGGGCCGTGTCAGCTATACCGGCGATCTCGGCTATGAGATCTGGATGCGTCCCGAATACCAGCGCTATGTTTTCGACACGCTGATGGAGGCCGGTGCGGAGTTCGGCATCTCGCTCTTCGGGCTGAGGGCGCTCAATGCGCTGCGACTGGAGAAGAGCTTCGGTAGCTGGTCGCGCGAATACCGTCCGCTTTACGGGCCTCTCGAAGCCGGGCTCTCGCGTTTCGTGGGGCTCAAGAAGGAGGCGAGTTTCGTCGGCAAGCAGGCGGCGCTCGAAGAAAAGCTGTCGGGCGGGACGCTTCGCCTGCGCACCTTCATCATCGAGGCGAAGGATGCCGACGTCATCGGCGACGAGCCGATCTCGTACAATGGCGAGGTTCGGGGCTGGGTCACGTCCGGTGGCTTCGCCCATCCGAGCGGCGTGTCTGTCGCCCTCGGTTATGTTCCCAAGGAGATTGCCGACGAAATGGAGGGGTGGGGCGTGGAAATTCTTGGGGAAATCCTGTCCGCCCGGCTGCAGCCTCTGTCGCTTTTCGACGCGAATGGGTCGCGAATGAGAAGCTGA
- a CDS encoding sarcosine oxidase subunit gamma, giving the protein MPVTFTARHVLEDHISGFEATPNPHHLAILRSPVVFSVLAHAGHESDVEEALDNLEDVHVRVCGPGEWLVVSETVPADTIARQLADLGAAGASFVDQSDGRVVLRIQGPKVRAILAKCMALDLHSDLFEIGQSSNCQICHVAANLARTGHDAFEITVMRSFAGFLFDEICEMGREFALTAGFA; this is encoded by the coding sequence ATGCCGGTGACCTTTACCGCCCGTCACGTGCTCGAGGACCACATTTCCGGTTTCGAAGCGACGCCCAATCCGCATCATCTCGCGATCCTGCGTTCGCCGGTCGTCTTCTCGGTGCTGGCCCATGCCGGCCACGAAAGCGATGTCGAGGAGGCGCTGGACAATCTTGAGGACGTGCATGTCCGCGTCTGCGGCCCCGGCGAATGGCTTGTCGTCAGTGAGACCGTTCCGGCCGACACGATTGCCCGCCAGCTCGCAGATCTCGGCGCTGCCGGTGCCTCCTTCGTCGACCAGAGCGACGGCCGCGTGGTGCTGCGCATCCAGGGCCCGAAGGTCCGGGCGATCCTTGCCAAATGCATGGCACTCGACCTGCATTCCGACCTCTTCGAAATCGGCCAGTCGAGCAATTGCCAGATCTGCCATGTCGCCGCCAACCTTGCCCGCACGGGCCACGATGCGTTCGAAATCACTGTCATGCGCAGTTTTGCCGGCTTCCTGTTCGACGAGATCTGCGAGATGGGCCGCGAGTTTGCGCTGACGGCGGGGTTTGCGTGA
- a CDS encoding DUF6867 family protein, protein MQGLFFESDTTVRLVLRFLVMLLGIWTAWRTGKAAAEGWSGYGTVLVYVLGLGFAMRFLHYSLFAGPFVSPFFYVLDVVILMVFAVAGFRSRRTTQMVDNYYWLYERTSYFSWKNKD, encoded by the coding sequence ATGCAAGGTTTGTTTTTCGAAAGCGACACCACCGTTCGGCTCGTGCTGCGGTTCCTCGTGATGCTGCTTGGCATATGGACCGCGTGGCGGACCGGCAAGGCCGCAGCCGAGGGCTGGAGCGGCTATGGTACGGTGCTCGTTTACGTGCTGGGCTTGGGCTTCGCGATGCGGTTCCTGCACTATTCGCTGTTTGCGGGTCCCTTCGTCAGCCCCTTCTTCTACGTGCTCGACGTGGTCATCCTGATGGTGTTTGCCGTGGCCGGTTTCCGGTCGCGCCGCACCACGCAGATGGTCGACAACTACTACTGGCTCTACGAGAGAACATCGTATTTCTCGTGGAAGAACAAAGATTGA
- the livM gene encoding high-affinity branched-chain amino acid ABC transporter permease LivM, with protein sequence MTRAIKEGLFAGVITLGLFILYIGIKTDQNMANELIWYPRWGLLASFVAIAAVGRFALVAFITPWFQARKEKKSASVPVHDIDAKPSFFKTHFLKIALLALVLYPPVILALTGVQGSLKYVDNFGIQILIYVMLAWGLNIVVGLAGLLDLGYVAFYAVGAYSYALLAQNFGLSFWLLLPLAGILAAFWGIILGFPVLRLRGDYLAIVTLAFGEIIRLVLINWQDVTKGTFGISSIPKATFFGIPFDASAGGFAKMFDLPMSSAYYKIYLFYVILALCCLTAYVTIRLRRMPIGRAWEALREDEIACRSLGINTVTTKLTAFSIGAMFGGFAGSFFAARQGFVSPESFVFLESAVILAIVVLGGMGSLTGIAVAAIVMIGGTEALREMEFLKHIFGSDFTPELYRMLLFGLAMVIVMLFKPRGFVGSREPTAFLKERKTVSGSFTKEGHG encoded by the coding sequence ATGACGCGCGCCATCAAGGAAGGTCTCTTTGCTGGTGTCATCACGCTCGGCCTCTTCATTCTCTATATCGGCATCAAAACCGATCAGAACATGGCGAATGAATTGATCTGGTACCCGCGCTGGGGGCTTCTTGCATCCTTCGTCGCGATTGCCGCTGTCGGTCGTTTCGCCCTGGTCGCCTTCATCACGCCCTGGTTCCAGGCGCGCAAGGAGAAGAAGTCCGCTTCGGTGCCGGTGCATGACATCGATGCGAAGCCGAGCTTCTTCAAGACGCATTTCCTCAAGATCGCGCTTCTCGCGCTCGTCCTCTATCCGCCGGTGATTCTGGCGCTGACGGGTGTGCAGGGATCGCTCAAATATGTCGATAACTTCGGCATCCAGATCCTGATCTATGTCATGCTCGCCTGGGGTCTGAATATCGTCGTTGGCCTCGCCGGCCTGCTCGATCTGGGCTATGTGGCCTTCTATGCCGTGGGCGCCTATTCCTATGCTCTGCTCGCACAGAATTTTGGCTTGTCCTTCTGGCTGCTCTTGCCGCTTGCCGGCATCCTTGCCGCCTTCTGGGGCATCATCCTCGGCTTCCCGGTCTTGCGGTTGCGGGGCGACTACCTCGCCATTGTCACACTGGCGTTTGGCGAGATCATTCGACTGGTGCTGATCAACTGGCAGGACGTGACCAAGGGTACGTTTGGTATCTCCAGCATTCCCAAGGCAACCTTCTTCGGCATTCCGTTCGACGCCTCAGCTGGCGGTTTTGCCAAGATGTTCGATCTGCCGATGTCGTCGGCCTACTACAAGATCTACCTGTTCTACGTCATCCTGGCGCTCTGCTGCCTGACTGCCTATGTCACGATCCGCCTGCGTCGCATGCCGATCGGTCGGGCCTGGGAAGCGCTTCGCGAAGACGAAATCGCCTGCCGTTCGCTCGGGATCAATACCGTGACGACGAAGCTGACCGCGTTTTCGATCGGGGCGATGTTCGGCGGGTTTGCCGGCTCCTTCTTCGCCGCCCGTCAGGGCTTCGTCTCGCCGGAAAGCTTTGTCTTCCTCGAGTCTGCCGTCATCCTCGCCATCGTCGTTCTCGGCGGCATGGGGTCGCTGACCGGTATTGCGGTCGCTGCGATCGTCATGATCGGTGGCACCGAGGCCTTGCGCGAAATGGAGTTCCTGAAGCACATCTTCGGATCCGACTTCACGCCTGAACTCTATCGCATGCTGCTCTTCGGCCTGGCCATGGTCATCGTCATGCTGTTCAAGCCACGCGGTTTCGTGGGCAGCAGAGAGCCGACGGCCTTCCTCAAGGAGCGCAAGACCGTCTCGGGTAGCTTTACCAAGGAAGGTCACGGCTGA
- a CDS encoding metallophosphoesterase has product MFHLMFSLPWLIVATRFIAPLPWPWWAKLSLAVFLLFASQYHLFSRFTSGSVFAPEFPRPLVIAFNLFFGAIVLLAAMQVILDLLGILIFAVTWSFPVVPPEVRYTMGIAALLLASFGISQAIRVPRVKRIEVEIPGLAPDLDGYRMVQLTDMHISRLFTAAWAKAVVEKTNALNADLIVITGDLIDGSLDIRRDDIAPLAGLKAHHGVLAVPGNHEYFFDVDRWLAHFPELNMRILANDHAVIERGEGRLVIAGVTDLSARFSGAVEPDLERALHGAPASAPVILLDHQPHMAQRAAKRGVTLQLSGHTHGGMVRGLDRLVARANNGYVSGFYQVGDMKLYVSNGTGLWPGFALRIGVPAELTEFTLRSAAQNPRQT; this is encoded by the coding sequence ATGTTTCATCTGATGTTTTCGCTGCCATGGCTTATCGTGGCAACCCGCTTCATCGCCCCCTTGCCGTGGCCGTGGTGGGCGAAGCTCTCGCTCGCCGTCTTCCTGCTGTTTGCCTCGCAATATCATCTGTTCAGCCGGTTCACGTCGGGATCAGTCTTTGCGCCGGAATTTCCTCGACCACTGGTGATTGCCTTCAATCTGTTCTTCGGCGCCATCGTGCTGCTGGCGGCCATGCAGGTGATCCTCGATCTGCTGGGTATCCTGATCTTTGCCGTCACCTGGTCGTTTCCGGTCGTGCCGCCTGAGGTGCGCTACACGATGGGCATTGCCGCGCTGTTGCTCGCAAGCTTCGGCATCAGCCAAGCGATCCGCGTGCCCCGGGTGAAGCGCATCGAGGTTGAGATCCCCGGTCTTGCGCCTGATCTGGACGGCTATCGGATGGTGCAACTGACCGACATGCATATCAGCCGGCTGTTTACGGCCGCCTGGGCAAAGGCCGTCGTCGAGAAGACCAATGCGCTGAATGCCGATCTGATCGTCATCACCGGCGATCTGATTGATGGAAGTCTCGACATCCGGCGCGACGACATTGCGCCACTGGCGGGCCTCAAGGCCCATCACGGCGTGCTGGCAGTGCCGGGCAATCACGAATATTTCTTCGATGTCGACCGCTGGCTGGCACATTTCCCAGAACTCAACATGCGGATCCTTGCGAATGACCATGCGGTCATCGAGCGCGGCGAGGGCCGGCTTGTGATTGCCGGTGTGACCGATCTTTCGGCGCGGTTTAGCGGCGCTGTCGAGCCCGATCTGGAAAGGGCGCTTCATGGTGCGCCAGCTTCTGCCCCGGTCATCCTTCTCGACCACCAGCCGCATATGGCACAGCGGGCCGCGAAGAGGGGCGTTACGCTGCAGCTTTCGGGCCATACCCATGGCGGCATGGTGCGCGGTCTCGACCGGCTCGTCGCCCGGGCAAACAATGGCTATGTTTCCGGCTTCTACCAGGTCGGAGACATGAAGCTCTACGTCAGCAACGGTACGGGGCTCTGGCCGGGCTTTGCGCTCAGGATCGGTGTGCCGGCGGAGCTGACCGAGTTTACGCTGCGGTCGGCGGCGCAGAACCCTCGCCAGACCTGA
- a CDS encoding response regulator transcription factor, whose amino-acid sequence MAEANRRDIVLLVDDSPDALGFLTEALEASGYSVLIATSGHGALSIVARISPDLILLDAVMPGMDGFETCRTLKADPAVAQVPVIFMTGLTETEHVVKALESGGVDYLTKPINIDELRARIRVHLSNARSAQSARVALDAAGRHLLAIRGDGQVHWTTPQASRLIETAIGHADGIGEVAKAAAAWLSHRRASTAAQSESNFPFPGATGLPLTLSLLGTIGADEYLFRLTSANRQSEDEMLRERFSLTHRESEVLLWIAKGKANRDIGEILGLSSRTVNKHLEQIYSKLGVENRASAAVKAADVLRET is encoded by the coding sequence ATGGCTGAGGCGAATCGCCGAGACATCGTGCTTCTGGTGGACGACAGTCCCGATGCTCTCGGCTTCCTCACCGAAGCTCTGGAGGCCTCGGGCTATTCCGTCCTGATCGCCACCTCCGGCCACGGCGCCCTGTCGATCGTCGCCCGCATCAGTCCCGACCTCATTCTGCTCGATGCCGTCATGCCTGGCATGGATGGGTTCGAGACCTGCCGCACCTTGAAGGCGGATCCCGCGGTCGCCCAGGTGCCTGTCATCTTCATGACGGGTCTGACGGAAACGGAACATGTCGTGAAGGCATTGGAATCCGGCGGTGTGGATTACCTTACCAAGCCGATCAACATCGACGAATTGCGCGCCCGCATCCGCGTCCACCTGTCGAATGCCCGCTCCGCCCAGAGTGCGCGCGTGGCGCTCGATGCTGCCGGCCGGCATCTGCTCGCCATCCGCGGTGACGGTCAGGTGCACTGGACGACACCTCAGGCGAGCCGCCTGATCGAAACCGCGATCGGCCATGCCGACGGCATTGGCGAAGTCGCAAAGGCCGCAGCCGCCTGGCTCTCCCATCGCCGCGCCAGCACGGCCGCGCAATCCGAATCAAATTTCCCCTTCCCCGGTGCCACCGGGCTGCCACTCACACTCTCGCTGCTGGGCACGATCGGCGCGGACGAATATCTCTTCCGCCTGACCTCCGCCAACCGTCAGAGCGAAGACGAGATGCTGCGTGAACGCTTCAGCCTCACACACCGCGAAAGTGAAGTCCTGCTCTGGATTGCCAAGGGCAAGGCCAATCGCGACATTGGCGAAATCCTGGGGCTCTCGTCCCGCACGGTGAACAAGCATCTCGAACAGATCTATTCCAAGCTCGGTGTTGAAAACCGCGCCTCGGCAGCCGTGAAAGCCGCAGACGTTCTGCGGGAGACGTGA
- a CDS encoding ABC transporter ATP-binding protein, translating to MSSEPLLKVSGVETYYGNIRALAGVDVEVHKGEIVSLIGANGAGKSTLMMTICGNPQARSGQVVFDGEDITKIPTHLIARRRIAQSPEGRRIFPRMTVLENLQMGAGLDDLKYFKEDVEKIFTMFPRLKERQSQRGGTLSGGEQQMLSIGRALMSRPKLLLLDEPSLGLAPLIVKGIFEQIKRLNQEEGLTVFLVEQNAFAALKLSDRAYVMVNGKVTMSGTGKQLLADPSVRAAYLEGGHH from the coding sequence ATGTCCTCTGAACCGCTTCTCAAGGTTTCCGGTGTCGAAACCTATTACGGCAATATCCGTGCGCTCGCGGGCGTCGATGTCGAGGTCCACAAGGGTGAAATCGTCTCGCTGATCGGCGCCAATGGCGCTGGCAAGTCTACGCTGATGATGACCATCTGTGGCAATCCGCAGGCGCGCAGCGGACAGGTCGTTTTCGACGGTGAAGACATCACCAAGATCCCGACCCATCTCATCGCACGCCGCCGTATCGCCCAGTCCCCGGAAGGTCGCCGGATCTTTCCGCGCATGACGGTGCTGGAAAACCTGCAGATGGGGGCCGGCCTCGACGATCTGAAGTACTTCAAGGAGGACGTGGAGAAGATCTTCACCATGTTCCCCCGCCTGAAGGAGCGTCAGAGCCAGCGTGGCGGTACGCTCTCGGGTGGCGAGCAGCAGATGCTGTCCATCGGCCGAGCGCTGATGTCGCGGCCGAAGCTGCTTCTGCTTGACGAACCCTCGCTCGGTCTCGCACCGCTGATCGTCAAGGGGATCTTCGAACAGATCAAGCGGCTCAATCAGGAAGAAGGTCTGACCGTCTTCCTGGTCGAGCAGAATGCTTTCGCCGCACTGAAGCTGTCCGACCGTGCCTATGTCATGGTCAATGGCAAGGTGACGATGAGTGGCACGGGTAAGCAGCTGTTGGCCGATCCATCGGTTCGCGCGGCTTATCTCGAAGGCGGCCATCACTGA
- a CDS encoding ABC transporter ATP-binding protein — MISGNNTMSNDTILKVEHLSMRFGGLMAINDFSFEARRGEITALIGPNGAGKTTVFNCITGFYRPTMGMITLRHKSGQEFLLERLPDFEIPKKAKVARTFQNIRLFSGLTVLENLLVAQHNALMKASGYTVLGLLGLPAYKKAANDAIEKARYWLDKADLTDRADDPAGDLPYGAQRRLEICRAMCTGPELLCLDEPAAGLNPKESLVLNSLLRNIRDEGTSLLLIEHDMSVVMQISDHIVVLEYGQKISDGSPDHVKNDPKVIAAYLGVEDEELDEVIHEVEAIAGGEA; from the coding sequence ATGATCTCCGGAAACAATACAATGAGCAATGACACCATCCTGAAAGTCGAGCATCTGTCGATGCGCTTCGGTGGTCTGATGGCCATCAACGACTTCTCCTTCGAAGCCCGGCGCGGTGAGATCACCGCGCTGATCGGCCCCAACGGCGCCGGCAAGACCACCGTCTTCAACTGCATCACCGGCTTCTACCGGCCGACGATGGGCATGATCACGTTGCGCCACAAGTCCGGCCAGGAGTTTCTCCTGGAACGGTTGCCGGACTTCGAGATCCCCAAGAAGGCCAAGGTCGCGCGGACCTTCCAGAACATTCGTCTGTTCTCGGGCCTGACCGTTCTGGAAAATCTGCTGGTGGCCCAGCACAATGCGCTGATGAAGGCCTCCGGTTACACCGTGCTCGGTCTGCTCGGACTGCCGGCCTACAAGAAGGCCGCAAACGACGCGATCGAGAAGGCCCGTTACTGGCTGGACAAGGCCGATCTCACCGATCGCGCCGACGATCCGGCGGGCGATCTGCCCTATGGGGCCCAGCGCCGTCTCGAGATCTGCCGCGCCATGTGCACCGGACCTGAGCTTTTGTGTCTGGACGAGCCGGCGGCCGGTCTCAATCCGAAGGAATCCCTGGTGCTCAACTCGCTGTTGCGCAACATCCGCGACGAAGGCACATCGCTGCTCCTGATCGAGCACGACATGTCGGTCGTCATGCAGATTTCCGACCATATCGTGGTGCTGGAATATGGCCAGAAGATCTCTGACGGCTCGCCCGATCACGTGAAGAACGACCCGAAGGTCATCGCGGCCTATCTGGGTGTCGAGGATGAAGAATTGGACGAAGTGATCCACGAAGTCGAAGCGATTGCCGGGGGGGAAGCCTGA
- a CDS encoding branched-chain amino acid ABC transporter permease, whose protein sequence is MEYFIQQLINGLTLGSIYGLVAIGYTMVYGIIGMINFAHGDIFMLGGFAALIVFLILTSFFAGIPVALALFIMLIVAMLMTGLWNWTIERVAYRPLRGSFRLAPLITAIGMSIVLSNFIQISQGPRNKPIPPLVSDVLHIGNVTIALKQVIIVVVTAALLAAFWYIVNKTPLGRAQRATEQDRKMAALLGVDVDRTISVTFVMGAALAAVAGTMYLMYYGVASFNDGFIPGVKAFTAAVLGGIGSLPGAVLGGLLIGLIESLWSAYFSIAYKDVATFGILAFVLIFKPTGILGRPEVEKV, encoded by the coding sequence ATGGAGTACTTCATCCAGCAGCTCATCAACGGGCTGACTCTTGGATCCATCTATGGCCTCGTGGCTATCGGCTATACGATGGTCTACGGCATCATCGGCATGATCAATTTTGCCCATGGCGATATCTTCATGCTCGGCGGCTTCGCCGCACTCATCGTCTTCCTCATCCTGACATCCTTTTTCGCCGGAATTCCGGTGGCGCTCGCGCTCTTCATCATGCTGATCGTCGCGATGCTGATGACCGGGTTGTGGAACTGGACGATCGAGCGCGTGGCCTACCGGCCGCTGCGCGGTTCGTTCCGGCTTGCGCCGCTGATCACCGCGATCGGCATGTCGATCGTGCTGTCCAACTTCATCCAGATCTCGCAAGGGCCGCGCAACAAGCCGATCCCGCCTCTGGTCAGTGATGTCCTGCATATCGGCAATGTCACCATTGCGCTGAAGCAGGTGATCATTGTCGTGGTGACCGCCGCCCTGCTCGCCGCCTTCTGGTATATCGTCAACAAGACTCCGCTCGGGCGTGCTCAGCGCGCCACCGAGCAGGATCGCAAGATGGCCGCGCTGCTTGGCGTCGATGTCGACCGGACGATCTCCGTGACCTTCGTGATGGGCGCTGCACTCGCGGCGGTCGCTGGCACGATGTACCTGATGTATTATGGTGTCGCCTCGTTCAATGACGGCTTCATTCCGGGCGTCAAGGCCTTCACGGCGGCGGTACTTGGAGGTATCGGCTCGCTTCCAGGTGCTGTTCTCGGTGGGCTGTTGATCGGCCTGATCGAGTCGCTGTGGTCCGCTTACTTCAGCATCGCCTACAAGGATGTCGCTACATTCGGTATCCTTGCATTCGTGCTGATCTTCAAGCCGACCGGCATTCTTGGTCGACCGGAAGTCGAGAAGGTTTGA